A portion of the Kineosporia corallincola genome contains these proteins:
- a CDS encoding esterase-like activity of phytase family protein: protein MRRDVSRSTSRAIAVVAATALAGAAVAVATAPSASAGNRGGAAFFNRTDTYAVYQNRPSGDAVADETVAEISTVTQDGRTMIYTDAAGKRIGFLDISNPEKIKGLGTLSLEELGDTDDQPTSVTVVGDYVLVVVDTSKSFTEPSGRVDVIRIKDRTRVRSIDLGGQPDSIAVDKKTQRVAIAMENQRDEEATPAGGEEGDLPQLPAGFVQIIELGRVTNPASWTAHRVSLTNTDGTALKSLKDAGLDTPTDPEPEYVSFNEDGTLAVTLQENNGIVLIDGAKHKITRVFSAGTATVTGIDTEDDGVIDQTGSITDTPREPDAVAWLDNRYLATANEGDWKGGTRGWTVFDSKTGKVAWDAGNTLEKLAVQNGLHSESRAGKKGIEPEGLATAEYNGVNYAFVGSERSNFVAVYDIENPLKPKYVQMLATTNGPEGILPITSRGLLAVSSEVDDAESGVRATVSLYRIGAKSADFPQIQSASSDIGWGTLGALSAVPGKKNQLVSVTDAGYSTTGILTIDTSKSPARITKRLAVTDSSGTEVGLDAEGVYARPQGGYWLAVEGASGAENKLVRVSAEGVVAESVALPEEVAAGLKSQGFEGVTATTDKSGEHVYAVIQRASSTDPAGVARIGRYDVRTGDWTWYGYQLETTSTDGDWIGLSEITSLGDNRFAVIERDKLNGPNARVKRIYTVTLPKTDPADGTLPVLKKKLAKDVLPDLEATNGWTQEKLEGLTVGGDGRVYISTDNDALDDSTGETVFMSIGKASKIFKK from the coding sequence ATGAGGAGAGACGTGAGCAGGAGTACCTCTCGGGCCATCGCGGTCGTCGCTGCGACGGCCCTGGCGGGAGCGGCCGTCGCGGTCGCCACCGCGCCGTCGGCCAGTGCCGGGAACCGTGGTGGTGCGGCGTTCTTCAACCGCACCGACACCTACGCGGTGTACCAGAACCGGCCGTCCGGTGACGCTGTCGCGGACGAGACGGTGGCGGAGATCTCGACCGTCACCCAGGACGGCAGGACGATGATCTACACCGATGCCGCGGGCAAGCGCATCGGATTCCTCGACATCTCGAACCCGGAGAAGATCAAGGGCCTGGGCACTCTGTCGCTGGAGGAACTCGGCGACACCGACGACCAGCCCACCTCGGTCACCGTGGTCGGCGACTACGTGCTGGTCGTGGTGGACACCAGCAAGAGCTTCACCGAGCCGTCCGGTCGCGTCGACGTGATCCGGATCAAGGACCGCACGCGGGTGCGCAGCATCGACCTCGGCGGGCAGCCGGACTCGATCGCCGTGGACAAGAAGACGCAGCGGGTGGCCATCGCGATGGAGAACCAGCGCGACGAGGAGGCCACCCCGGCCGGCGGCGAGGAGGGTGACCTGCCCCAGCTGCCTGCCGGTTTCGTGCAGATCATCGAGCTCGGCAGGGTGACGAACCCGGCGAGCTGGACGGCGCACCGGGTTTCGCTGACCAACACCGACGGCACGGCCCTGAAGTCGCTGAAGGACGCCGGTCTGGACACCCCGACCGACCCGGAGCCCGAGTACGTCTCCTTCAACGAGGACGGCACCCTCGCCGTCACCTTGCAGGAGAACAACGGCATCGTGCTGATCGACGGGGCGAAGCACAAGATCACCCGGGTGTTCAGTGCGGGCACCGCGACCGTCACGGGCATCGACACCGAGGACGACGGGGTGATCGACCAGACCGGTTCGATCACCGACACCCCGCGCGAGCCGGACGCCGTGGCCTGGCTGGACAACCGGTACCTGGCCACCGCGAACGAGGGTGACTGGAAGGGCGGCACCCGCGGCTGGACGGTGTTCGACTCGAAGACCGGCAAGGTGGCCTGGGACGCCGGCAACACCCTGGAGAAGCTGGCCGTCCAGAACGGTCTGCACTCCGAGAGCCGGGCCGGCAAGAAGGGGATCGAGCCGGAAGGGCTGGCCACCGCCGAGTACAACGGTGTGAACTACGCCTTCGTCGGTTCCGAGCGCAGCAACTTCGTCGCGGTGTACGACATCGAGAACCCGCTCAAGCCGAAGTACGTGCAGATGCTGGCCACCACGAACGGGCCGGAGGGCATTCTGCCGATCACCTCGCGCGGTCTGCTGGCCGTCTCCAGCGAGGTGGACGACGCCGAGAGCGGCGTCCGGGCAACGGTTTCGCTGTACCGCATCGGGGCGAAGTCCGCCGACTTCCCGCAGATCCAGTCGGCGAGCAGCGACATCGGCTGGGGCACCCTGGGCGCCCTGTCGGCGGTGCCCGGCAAGAAGAACCAGCTGGTCAGCGTGACCGACGCGGGCTATTCGACCACCGGCATCCTGACCATCGACACCTCGAAGAGCCCGGCCCGCATCACGAAGCGGCTGGCGGTGACCGACTCCTCCGGCACGGAGGTGGGTCTGGACGCCGAGGGCGTCTACGCCCGGCCGCAGGGCGGCTACTGGCTGGCCGTCGAGGGGGCGAGCGGTGCGGAGAACAAGCTGGTCCGGGTGTCGGCCGAGGGTGTCGTGGCCGAGAGCGTCGCCCTGCCGGAAGAGGTTGCCGCGGGACTGAAGTCGCAGGGTTTCGAGGGAGTCACGGCGACCACGGACAAGAGTGGTGAGCACGTCTACGCGGTGATCCAGCGGGCGTCGTCCACCGATCCGGCCGGGGTGGCCCGGATCGGCCGGTACGACGTGAGGACCGGCGACTGGACCTGGTACGGGTACCAGCTGGAGACCACGAGCACCGACGGAGACTGGATCGGGCTGTCCGAGATCACCTCACTGGGCGACAACCGGTTCGCGGTGATCGAGCGGGACAAGCTGAACGGCCCGAACGCCAGGGTCAAGCGGATCTACACGGTGACCCTGCCGAAGACCGACCCGGCCGACGGCACGCTGCCGGTGCTGAAGAAGAAGCTGGCCAAGGACGTTCTGCCGGACCTGGAGGCCACCAACGGCTGGACCCAGGAGAAGCTGGAGGGCCTGACCGTCGGCGGTGACGGCCGGGTGTACATCTCGACCGACAACGACGCGCTCGACGACTCCACCGGCGAGACGGTTTTCATGTCGATCGGCAAGGCGTCCAAGATCTTCAAGAAGTGA
- a CDS encoding HupE/UreJ family protein — protein sequence MFRRTLRGLALVAVVAGVVLGAAPALAHGFTSVVYADVTSSGKDRLSTELGLEYDLLVVSAADSAQDDALFSDGTAAFESGDPAAQAAALDRHAEPVLAYVADRFTVSGCEAPRAGGFTVAEREGVPYAFVTLEQACAGDGYELTSTLFPDSEGFVRDTRTIVSYAVGGLHGSAALDASDPTFDLSQNGIARFWEFFKLGAEHLLGGPDHILFLLALIAGSRRLREVVLVATSFTLAHSVTLVLAALGLVSVPAAVVEPIIALSIAVVAGWYLYRLWQRGSEVGDIQGAEGHFSLDRAGWTRLGVVFCFGLVHGLGFAGALGIDEAWSWTLLWSLLVFNVGIEAVQLGLIVVLFPVLVLLRRRAPRVGITVSGVVSAAVSAVGLFWFFERIL from the coding sequence ATGTTTCGCCGCACTCTGCGCGGTCTCGCCCTGGTGGCCGTGGTCGCGGGTGTCGTTCTCGGCGCGGCCCCGGCCTTGGCCCACGGCTTCACCTCGGTGGTCTACGCCGATGTCACCTCGTCCGGGAAAGACCGGCTGAGCACCGAACTGGGCCTGGAGTACGACCTGCTCGTGGTCTCGGCCGCCGACAGTGCCCAGGACGACGCGCTGTTCAGCGACGGCACCGCGGCCTTCGAGTCGGGTGACCCGGCGGCCCAGGCCGCCGCACTGGACCGGCACGCCGAACCGGTGCTGGCCTACGTCGCCGACCGATTCACGGTGAGCGGCTGCGAGGCACCCCGGGCCGGCGGGTTCACCGTCGCCGAGCGCGAGGGTGTGCCCTACGCCTTCGTCACGCTCGAACAGGCCTGTGCCGGAGACGGTTACGAGCTGACGAGCACGCTGTTCCCGGACTCCGAGGGTTTCGTGCGCGACACCCGCACGATCGTCAGCTACGCGGTCGGCGGTCTGCACGGCAGCGCCGCCCTGGACGCCTCGGACCCCACGTTCGACCTGTCCCAGAACGGGATCGCCCGGTTCTGGGAGTTCTTCAAGCTCGGCGCGGAGCACCTGCTGGGCGGCCCCGACCACATCCTGTTCCTGCTCGCGCTGATCGCCGGCTCACGCCGGCTGCGTGAGGTGGTGCTGGTGGCGACGTCGTTCACGCTGGCCCACTCGGTAACCTTGGTACTGGCGGCACTGGGACTGGTGTCGGTGCCGGCCGCGGTGGTCGAGCCGATCATCGCGCTCTCGATCGCGGTGGTGGCCGGCTGGTACCTGTACCGCCTCTGGCAGCGCGGGTCCGAGGTGGGTGACATCCAGGGTGCGGAGGGCCATTTCAGCCTCGACCGGGCCGGGTGGACCCGGCTGGGCGTGGTGTTCTGCTTCGGCCTGGTGCACGGGCTGGGCTTCGCCGGGGCCCTCGGCATCGACGAGGCCTGGTCGTGGACGCTGCTGTGGTCGCTGCTGGTGTTCAACGTGGGCATCGAGGCGGTGCAGCTGGGCCTGATCGTGGTGCTCTTCCCGGTGCTGGTGCTGCTGCGCCGTCGTGCGCCCCGGGTCGGCATCACGGTCAGTGGTGTTGTATCGGCAGCGGTTTCGGCTGTCGGCCTGTTCTGGTTCTTCGAACGGATTCTCTGA
- a CDS encoding fibronectin type III domain-containing protein: MNAPRQRRQIRRLAAVPVATLVLGLGASVGGFATSASAADAVSVTGVILGVGADETQRMVTWYSSADTAQAVELAPASQVTGDVFPAGATSFSAVGAANIASSGGYNRHATITGLAENTSYAYHVGSADGWSKTYTFKTQDFDGEYDFLFLGDPQIGASGNLADDQAGWQDTLDVATKANPDAEILVSGGDQVETANTEAQWNAFLAPDALRQIPWAATIGNHDVGGKAYEQHMATPNTDRSGSYYVNGDPTSNTSGGDYWYIYKDVLFIDLNSNSYTSSSGGGGDEAHLGYVSDVIEKHGDEAKYKVLVYHHSIYSPASHAKDSDNKARRVDFPTTFSKLGVDLVLQGHDHSYTRSYLIKNGEKADAEEQPGQADVYPGPGGVLYVTANSASGSKYYDITKPDSSGTSGAGNGADPLNPDNYWYNSVQNQEHERTYVRVKVRNDELVVENLRSEGDVGTTVDKVTVHPYHGEGQEIQVKVPKAAAGEFGWTIDGKNGLVDLGTAKDEDGKYLAAGGDINPITVTDSRSSLAPWSVSASVGDFKDADKTFSGAYLGWSPAIAEAGAGARAGAAVESGIDGGEGLSVSRTLGQADQGHEKGSAQLGADLDLKIPSSVEQGSYRATLTITALSS, translated from the coding sequence ATGAACGCACCCCGGCAGCGACGGCAGATCCGTCGCCTGGCCGCGGTGCCGGTCGCCACCCTGGTGCTCGGTCTGGGCGCCTCGGTCGGCGGTTTCGCCACGTCCGCGAGTGCGGCGGACGCGGTCAGTGTGACCGGGGTGATCCTCGGCGTCGGTGCCGACGAGACCCAGCGGATGGTGACCTGGTACTCCTCGGCCGACACCGCCCAGGCGGTCGAGCTGGCCCCGGCCTCCCAGGTGACCGGCGACGTGTTCCCCGCCGGCGCCACCAGCTTCTCCGCCGTCGGCGCCGCCAACATCGCCTCCAGCGGCGGCTACAACCGTCACGCCACGATCACCGGTCTGGCCGAGAACACCAGCTACGCCTACCATGTCGGCTCGGCCGACGGCTGGTCGAAGACCTACACCTTCAAGACGCAGGACTTCGACGGCGAGTACGACTTCCTGTTCCTCGGCGACCCGCAGATCGGGGCGTCGGGCAACCTGGCCGACGACCAGGCCGGCTGGCAGGACACGCTGGACGTCGCGACCAAGGCCAACCCGGACGCCGAGATCCTGGTGTCCGGCGGCGACCAGGTCGAGACGGCCAACACCGAGGCCCAGTGGAACGCCTTCCTGGCGCCCGACGCGCTGCGCCAGATTCCGTGGGCGGCGACGATCGGTAACCACGACGTCGGTGGCAAGGCCTACGAGCAGCACATGGCCACGCCGAACACCGACCGCTCGGGTTCGTACTACGTCAACGGTGACCCGACGTCGAACACCTCCGGTGGCGACTACTGGTACATCTACAAGGACGTGCTGTTCATCGACCTGAACAGCAACAGCTACACCAGCTCCTCGGGCGGTGGCGGTGACGAGGCGCACCTCGGCTACGTCAGCGACGTGATCGAGAAGCACGGTGACGAGGCCAAGTACAAGGTTCTCGTGTACCACCACTCGATCTACTCGCCGGCCTCGCACGCCAAGGACAGCGACAACAAGGCCCGCCGCGTCGACTTCCCCACCACCTTCTCCAAGCTCGGTGTGGACCTGGTGCTCCAGGGGCACGACCACAGCTACACGCGTAGCTACCTGATCAAGAACGGCGAGAAGGCGGACGCCGAGGAGCAGCCCGGCCAGGCCGACGTGTACCCGGGGCCCGGCGGCGTGCTGTACGTGACCGCCAACTCGGCCTCCGGCTCGAAGTACTACGACATCACCAAGCCGGACAGCAGCGGCACCAGCGGCGCCGGCAACGGTGCGGACCCGCTGAACCCGGACAACTACTGGTACAACTCGGTGCAGAACCAGGAGCACGAGCGCACCTACGTGCGGGTGAAGGTTCGCAACGACGAGCTGGTGGTCGAGAACCTGCGCAGCGAGGGCGATGTCGGCACCACGGTCGACAAGGTCACGGTGCACCCGTACCACGGTGAGGGCCAGGAGATCCAGGTCAAGGTGCCCAAGGCGGCGGCCGGTGAGTTCGGCTGGACGATCGACGGCAAGAACGGCCTGGTCGACCTCGGCACCGCGAAGGACGAGGACGGCAAGTACCTGGCGGCCGGCGGCGACATCAACCCGATCACCGTGACGGACTCCCGTAGTTCGCTCGCCCCGTGGTCGGTCTCCGCCTCGGTGGGCGACTTCAAGGACGCCGACAAGACGTTCTCCGGTGCGTACCTGGGCTGGAGCCCGGCGATCGCCGAGGCCGGTGCGGGTGCCAGGGCG